In Flammeovirgaceae bacterium 311, one DNA window encodes the following:
- a CDS encoding hypothetical protein (COG2323 Predicted membrane protein) codes for MFKESFQLDFFEFATVVLSGILIYIFLIVFSRLVGPRSFARMTAFDLAVTVALGAIVGATSTGGVPILQGLTGLSTLFLLRWLVAIYRRHSLGKLVDSSPLLLMDGPEILPEYLKRAKITEADLLQSLRQQGIRRLGRSKPL; via the coding sequence ATGTTTAAGGAGAGCTTTCAGCTAGATTTTTTTGAGTTCGCTACCGTAGTACTTTCGGGGATACTGATATATATTTTCCTCATTGTTTTTAGCAGGCTGGTTGGACCCAGGAGCTTTGCTCGCATGACGGCTTTCGACTTAGCTGTTACCGTTGCCCTTGGTGCTATTGTTGGCGCTACATCCACTGGAGGTGTGCCTATTCTACAAGGCCTCACAGGGCTGAGCACCCTTTTCTTATTGCGCTGGCTGGTGGCCATATACCGGCGCCACAGCCTGGGCAAACTAGTAGATAGTTCTCCGCTCCTGTTAATGGATGGACCAGAGATATTACCTGAATACCTTAAGAGAGCCAAGATAACAGAAGCAGACTTACTACAAAGCCTGCGCCAGCAAGGCATCCGAAGGTTAGGGAGGTCCAAGCCGTTGTGA
- a CDS encoding multi-sensor signal transduction histidine kinase (COG0642 Signal transduction histidine kinase), with protein MENNFSSPSREIRFRSLFENTPELILYQNAESIILDANPAFLKFAQEPKENVINRSINDFLPKEVQSLYREKLNEALNGKIVRFDLYTTLGDSALRHLDVVKVPVMENTRVVGVHMIARDTTEKMQAQEEILEKNKDLQQFTYIVSHNLRSPLTNALALVDLLEILEPGSFDFGDTLTHLRTSLGQLDQVVQDMNTILSIRDKESFVQTEPVPLVEVVQQVIQDFQDMLTACGGTVRVSIPEGFQVLANKAFLYSIFFNLLSNAIKFRSDQRPLQVDLTVAVKDEQNKEILFADNGSGIDLHHAGEDMFKLYKRFHPRLSGRGQGLYLVKAHVESMGGQIAVESQPNEGTTFRISLP; from the coding sequence ATGGAAAATAATTTCTCAAGTCCTTCCAGAGAGATTCGGTTTCGTTCTTTATTCGAGAATACCCCTGAGCTGATTCTATATCAGAATGCAGAGTCCATTATATTAGACGCAAATCCTGCTTTTCTCAAGTTTGCACAGGAGCCAAAGGAAAATGTAATTAACCGTAGCATCAATGATTTTTTGCCCAAGGAGGTTCAGTCCCTGTATAGAGAAAAACTAAACGAGGCATTAAATGGCAAAATAGTTAGGTTTGATTTATATACCACACTGGGCGATTCTGCTCTCCGACACTTGGATGTTGTCAAGGTACCGGTGATGGAGAATACAAGAGTTGTAGGGGTACACATGATTGCAAGGGACACTACTGAAAAGATGCAAGCACAGGAGGAGATACTAGAGAAAAACAAAGATTTACAACAATTCACCTATATAGTCTCTCATAACCTGCGTAGTCCCTTGACCAATGCCTTAGCGTTAGTAGACTTGCTGGAAATATTAGAGCCAGGCTCATTTGATTTCGGGGATACGCTGACACACCTGAGGACCAGCCTTGGTCAACTTGATCAGGTAGTGCAGGATATGAATACTATTTTGTCAATACGCGACAAGGAAAGTTTTGTACAAACTGAACCTGTTCCGCTAGTGGAGGTTGTTCAGCAAGTCATTCAAGACTTTCAGGACATGCTCACTGCTTGCGGAGGAACAGTACGAGTGTCCATCCCAGAGGGTTTTCAGGTATTGGCAAACAAGGCCTTTCTTTACAGTATCTTTTTTAACCTACTGTCTAATGCAATCAAGTTTCGATCGGATCAGCGGCCGCTGCAGGTAGATTTAACTGTAGCCGTAAAAGATGAGCAAAATAAGGAGATATTATTTGCTGATAACGGTTCAGGAATTGACCTTCACCATGCGGGCGAGGATATGTTCAAACTCTACAAACGGTTCCATCCACGGCTTTCCGGTCGCGGCCAAGGTTTATATCTGGTTAAGGCTCATGTGGAGAGTATGGGTGGCCAAATTGCGGTAGAAAGCCAGCCGAATGAAGGTACAACTTTTAGAATTTCGCTACCTTAA
- a CDS encoding response regulator containing a CheY-like receiver domain and an HTH DNA-binding domain (COG0784 FOG: CheY-like receiver) produces the protein MNFILIDDEPITLFITKQLFKNVGLSDEVIAFDDPEEALEFLQRHIVSGQVPQVILLDLNMPKISGWDVLMALGPYNEQLKANCLIYLLTSSLDPADIARAKEHPQVKELIHKPLDKHKIKKIQESMGRSR, from the coding sequence GTGAATTTTATACTAATTGATGATGAGCCAATTACTTTGTTCATTACAAAGCAGCTTTTCAAAAATGTAGGTCTCTCCGATGAGGTGATTGCTTTTGATGATCCTGAGGAAGCCTTGGAGTTTCTGCAGCGTCATATCGTCTCAGGCCAGGTGCCGCAAGTCATTTTATTAGATTTAAATATGCCTAAAATTTCAGGTTGGGACGTATTAATGGCTTTGGGACCCTATAATGAACAACTAAAAGCCAACTGCCTCATTTACCTTTTAACTTCCTCGCTGGACCCTGCTGATATAGCGCGAGCAAAGGAGCATCCACAGGTGAAAGAACTCATCCACAAACCACTGGATAAACATAAAATTAAAAAGATTCAGGAAAGCATGGGGAGAAGCCGCTAA